One genomic region from Lates calcarifer isolate ASB-BC8 linkage group LG10, TLL_Latcal_v3, whole genome shotgun sequence encodes:
- the rapsn gene encoding 43 kDa receptor-associated protein of the synapse, whose translation MNIFMRRLAPEMGQDQTKQQIEKGLRLYQSNQTDKALHVWTKVLEKTSDPGGKFRVLGCLITAHSEMGKYKDMLKYALDQIDTAREMEDPDYLTEGYLNLARSNEKLCDFQKTVSYCKTCLNMQGTTVSLQLNGQVCLSMGNAFLGLSVFQKALESYEKALRYAHNNDDKMLECRVCCSLGNIYVQLKDYEKALFFPCKAAELVNDYGKGWSLKYRAMSQYHMSVAYRKLERLPDAMECCEESMKIALQHGDRPLQALCLLNFADIHRCRRDTDKAFPRYESALGIMTEIGNRLGQAHVYLGVAKCWLLQKEFDKALDSLQRAQELADGMGNKLCTLKVHCLSEGIYRSRGQQEELREQVVKFLQCVEELELYCGMCGESIGDRDQKLQALPCSHIFHLKCLQTNGTKGCPKCFKSSMKPGFV comes from the exons atgaatatttttatgaGGCGCCTTGCACCAGAGATGGGCCAGGACCAAACCAAGCAGCAGATAGAGAAGGGCCTGAGGTTGTATCAGTCCAATCAGACAGACAAAGCCCTGCATGTGTGGACAAAAGTGCTGGAGAAAACCTCAGATCCTGGAGGGAAGTTTCGGGTGTTGGGGTGCCTGATCACAGCTCACTCAGAGATGGGAAAATATAAAGATATGCTCAAG TACGCCCTCGATCAAATCGACACAGCCAGAGAAATGGAGGACCCAGACTACCTGACAGAGGGCTACCTGAACTTGGCACGCAGCAACGAGAAGCTATGCGACTTCCAGAAAACTGTCTCATACTGTAAGACCTGTTTGAACATGCAGGGCACCACTGTCAGCCTGCAGCTCAACGGGCAGGTGTGTCTCAGCATGGGCAACGCCTTCCTGGGCCTCAGCGTCTTCCAGAAGGCTCTGGAGAGCTACGAGAAGGCTCTGCGCTACGCACACAACAACGACGACAAGATGCTGGAGTGCAGAGTCTGCTGCAGTCTAGGAAACATATACGTCCAGCTTAAG GACTATGAGAAAGCCCTGTTCTTCCCTTGCAAAGCAGCTGAGCTTGTCAATGACTACGGCAAAGGTTGGAGCCTCAAGTATCGGGCCATGAGCCAGTATCACATGTCTGTAGCCTACAGGAAACTGGAGCGCCTGCCAGACGCCATGGAGTGCTGCGAG GAATCTATGAAGATCGCTCTGCAGCATGGTGACCGTCCTCTGCAGGCTCTGTGCTTACTAAACTTTGCTGACATACACCGCTGCAGGCGTGACACTGAT AAAGCATTCCCTCGCTACGAGTCTGCACTGGGTATCATGACTGAGATCGGAAACCGTCTTGGACAAGCACATGTCTACCTGGGTGTCGCAAAATGTTGGCTTTTGCAGAAAGAATTTGACAAG GCTCTTGATTCTTTGCAGCGAGCACAGGAATTAGCCGATGGAATGGGAAACAAG CTGTGCACACTGAAGGTTCACTGCCTGAGTGAGGGGATTTATCGAAGCCGggggcagcaggaggagctcagagagcAGGTGGTGAAGTTCCTGCAGTGTGTCGAGGAGCTGGAGCTCTACTGTGGCATGTGTGGAGAGTCCATTGGGGACAGGGACCAAAAGCTGCAGGCCTTGCCCTGTTCCCACATTTTCCATCTCAA GTGTCTGCAGACAAACGGGACAAAGGGTTGTCCTAAATGCTTCAAATCCTCCATGAAGCCTGGATTTGTGTGA
- the kbtbd4 gene encoding kelch repeat and BTB domain-containing protein 4, producing the protein MESSEEGGLSVGGSMGEENYFLGYTFTDRSHSSRVVKSIMDLCLEDGLFADVTITVDSKEFHLHRLVLSAQSSFFRSMFTSNLKESHNRTIELKDVSATVFQLLIDYIYHGTIKLRVEELQDTYEMADMYQLTALFEECSRFLSRTVEVKSCLQVMWLADRHSDQELYTAAKHCAKIHLAQLHQTEEFLNLPLCLLLDIIKDGVPSSQNPTVAIESWINHNKVEREEFSCILQENLKEIGENVHIYLIGKEETRTHSLAVSLHCDEDDAISVSGQNSLCHQITAACKHGGDLYVVGGSIPRRMWKCNMHTMDWERCAPLPRDRLHHTMVSVSTEDAIYSLGGKTLQDTLSNAVIYYTVKDNMWTETSQLDTAVSGAAGVNLGGTIYLLGGEENDMDFFTKPSRLIQCFDTSSQKCQIKPYMLPFAGCMHAAVHMDVIFIVAEGDSLVCYNPLLESFTRLRFPEVWSCVPSLWKVASCNGCIYVFRDKCKKGDANTLKFNPATSVVSVIRGIKILLTNWQFVLA; encoded by the exons ATGGAGTCCAGTGAGGAGGGGGGCCTCAGTGTTGGGGGCTCTATGGGAGAGGAGAACTACTTCTTGGGATACACCTTCACCGACCGCTCCCACTCCAGCCGGGTGGTGAAGAGCATTATGGACCTGTGCCTGGAGGATGGCCTGTTTGCCGACGTCACCATCACAGTGGACAGCAAAGAGTTTCACCTGCACCGACTCGTGCTCTCGGCGCAGAGCAGTTTCTTCCGCTCCATGTTCACCTCTAACCTCAAAGAGTCCCACAACCGCACCATTGAGCTGAAGGATGTCAGCGCCACTGTCTTTCAGCTGCTGATCGACTACATCTACCACGGCACGATTAAACTGAgggtggaggagctgcaggacaCTTATGAGATGGCAGACATGTATCAGCTGACTGCTCTGTTTGAGGAATGCTCCCGCTTCCTCTCACGGACAGTGGAGGTCAAGAGCTGCCTGCAG GTGATGTGGcttgcagacagacacagtgaccAGGAATTGTATACTGCTGCCAAGCACTGTGCTAAAATCCACTTAGCTCAGCTGCATCAGACTGAAGAATTTCTCaatctgcctctgtgtctgctctTGGACATCATTAAAG ATGGTGTTCCGAGCTCCCAGAATCCAACAGTGGCAATCGAGTCGTGGATAAACCACAAtaaggtggagagagaggagtttTCTTGTATCCTCCAAGAAAATCTCAAG GAAATTGGTGAGAACGTCCACATTTACCTGATCGGTAAAGAGGAGACGAGGACTCACTCCCTGGCTGTGTCACTTCACTGTGACGAGGACGATGCGATCAGCGTGAGCGGCCAGAACAGTTTGTGCCACCAGATCACTGCCGCTTGTAAACACGGAGGGGACCTGTACGTGGTGGGGGGGTCCATCCCTCGCCGCATGTGGAAGTGCAACATGCACACCATGGACTGGGAGCGCTGCGCCCCACTGCCCAGAGACCGCCTCCACCACACCAtggtctctgtctctactgagGACGCTATCTACTCACTAGGAGGTAAGACGCTGCAGGACACACTCTCTAACGCCGTCATTTACTACACGGTGAAGGACAACATGTGGACAGAGACCAGCCAGCTGGACACTGCGGTGTCCGGGGCAGCTGGCGTCAACCTGGGAGGTACCATCTACCTGCTTGGGGGGGAGGAGAATGACATGGACTTTTTCACTAAACCATCCCGTCTCATTCAGTGTTTCGATACTTCATCCCAGAAGTGTCAGATAAAACCTTACATGCTGCCGTTCGCGGGCTGCATGCACGCCGCTGTCCACATGGACGTGATCTTTATCGTGGCAGAAGGAGACTCCTTGGTGTGCTACAATCCCCTGCTGGAGAGCTTCACCCGCCTGCGCTTCCCTGAGGTATGGAGCTGCGTCCCTTCGCTGTGGAAGGTGGCCAGCTGTAATGGCTGCATATACGTCTTCAGGGACAAATGCAAGAAGGGCGATGCAAACACATTAAAGTTCAACCCGGCCACATCCGTCGTCTCCGTCATCAGAGGTATAAAAATCCTCCTCACAAACTGGCAGTTTGTTTTGGCCTAA
- the LOC108886622 gene encoding protein FAM180A — MTTKIQLKICLQVLLWLWSEQVLQDVAAGISPTSQMTDSSVSDANLMFELLLGGVEIDRDNNIILLDKEMASMRLGRSFLSQINDNIPRRLSSMVQMVTTMERQQRRLLTKKQFESLVLSMVYSAHQAWHQQREEEQEAWGGVLLQLVNVTVHDLRGNYLFSYA; from the exons ATGACCACGAAAATACAGCTTAAAATCTGCCTCCAGGTCCTTTTATGGCTTTGGTCTGAACAAGTGCTGCAAG ATGTGGCTGCAGGAATAAGTCCAACTTCTCAAATGACTGACTCATCAGTCTCTGATGCAAACCTGATGTTTGAG CTTTTGCTGGGTGGGGTAGAGATCGACCGGGACAATAACATCATCCTGCTCGATAAGGAGATGGCATCGATGAGGCTGGGGCGGTCGTTCCTGTCTCAGATCAATGACAACATTCCCAGACGTCTGAGCTCCATGGTACAGATGGTGACCACGATGgaaaggcagcagaggaggctgCTGACTAAGAAGCAGTTTGAGAGTCTGGTCCTGAGCATGGTGTACTCTGCCCACCAGGCCTGGCATcagcagagggaagaggagcaggaagcCTGGGGCGGAGTGCTCCTCCAGCTGGTGAATGTTACGGTCCACGACCTACGAGGAAATTATCTCTTCAGCTACGCTTAA
- the ddb2 gene encoding LOW QUALITY PROTEIN: DNA damage-binding protein 2 (The sequence of the model RefSeq protein was modified relative to this genomic sequence to represent the inferred CDS: inserted 2 bases in 1 codon) — protein MKSRPGKSDASESKGKVKKRPAENSGPTLSKKLRAKKDAETSKPGPPLKSAGVQRRRGHGSILHYIYKSTLGQSLHSQMRQCLQEPFVRSLSSYHFHSATSPFDRRITCLEWHPTHHTTLAVGSKGGDIYLWDYEVPTKKTFIQGNGAGDFIGGMKFCPMDLSRVYVASGEGTLTMQSFEGHTPTTLSRTQDCGHDHHNVCFWYCCVDVSVSRQMLVTGDNMGQLLLLGLDGQKIFSNKLHKAKVTHAEFNSRCDWLLATASVDHTVKLWDLRNIKDKTSFLHEMPHERAVNSAYFNPLDCSKLLTTDQYDEIRVYSSPDWSKPQHIIQHPHRQFQHLTPIKATWHPVYDLIVAGRYPDDRXSVPADQRTIDIFDSNTAELVCQLQDPTASGIKSINKFNQMGDVLGSGMGVTVLVWDRNESLMSDGRTLQEDASTSVDSLRGQRRSQQRSNRDRRGPAMDAKLKKKLASLEESETKTKTKTKTKTECTKQKQGHLRKK, from the exons GGCCTCCCCTCAAGTCTGCAGGAGTCCAGAGGAGAAGAGGGCATGGGAGCATCCTGCACTACATTTATAAAAGCACTCTGGGACAAAGTCTCCACTCACAGATGAGACAG TGTCTCCAGGAGCCTTTTGTCCGCTCTCTGTCATCCTATCACTTCCACAGTGCTACCAGCCCCTTCGACCGCAGAATCACCTGCCTGGAGTGGCATCCCACTCACCACACCACTCTGGCCGTGGGGTCCAAGGGCGGAGACATTTATCTGTGGGACTATGAGGTCCCCACGAAGAAAACTTTTATTCAAGGG aaTGGAGCAGGAGACTTTATCGGAGGGATGAAGTTTTGCCCCATGGACCTCTCCAGAGTGTATGTGGCCTCTGGCGAGGGCACACTGACCATGCAGAGCTTTGAGGGCCACACACCCACCACACTGTCCAGAACTCAGGACTGTGGCCACGACCACCACAATGTTTG TTTTTGGTACTGCTGTGTCGATGTGTCTGTGAGCCGACAGATGCTTGTGACAGGAGACAATATGGGACAGCTCTTACTCCTGGGTTTGGATGGACAAAAG attttcagTAACAAGCTGCACAAAGCCAAAGTGACTCATGCAGAGTTCAACTCCCGATGCGACTGGTTGTTGGCGACGGCCTCAGTTGATCACACGGTGAAACTTTGGGACCTGAGAAACATAAAAGACAAGACGAGCTTCCTGCATGAGATGCCTCACGAGCGGGCTGTCAACTCAG CCTATTTCAACCCGCTGGACTGCTCCAAGCTGCTCACCACAGATCAGTATGACGAGATCCGTGTCTACTCGTCTCCCGATTGGTCGAAACCCCAACATATCATCCAGCATCCACACAGACAGTTTCAGCATCTCACACCCATCAAG GCCACATGGCACCCTGTGTACGACCTAATTGTAGCAGGCCGCTACCCTGATGATCG GTCTGTGCCGGCTGATCAAAGGACCATCGACATCTTTGATTCCAACACAGCAGAGCTTGTGTGTCAGCTGCAGGATCCCACTGCCTCTGGGATcaaatct atcaACAAGTTCAACCAGATGGGTGATGTCCTTGGATCTGGCATGG GTGTGACAGTGCTGGTCTGGGACAGGAACGAGTCACTGATGAGCGATGGGCGCACGCTGCAGGAGGACGCCTCAACCTCAGTGGACAGCCTgagagggcagaggaggagtCAGCAGCGCTCCAACAGAGACCGGAGGGGTCCTGCCATGGATGCAAAGCTCAAAAAGAAACTTGCCTCGCTGGAAGAGTCTGAGACCAAAACCAAGACCAAGACCAAGACCAAGACTGagtgtacaaaacaaaaacaggggCACTTGAGGAAGAAGTGA